The Quatrionicoccus australiensis nucleotide sequence CGCTACGTTTTTCGGCGCAGAACGTGACGCGCGAAGAGCGTACCAACTGGTTGCAGGAAGTCGACATCAACGGCCTGGTCAGCCGGACCGAAACCGACCGGACGCCGGGGCTGGCCAGCTATTTCCTGACGCTTGAAACAAAGTGGTAATGGTCTGAGCGGGATTTGCCGTGGATAATCGGTCAACCGTTGCCGATTGAAGAAAACCCCATGAGCGAAGCTTTCGAAGCCAGTTGTAGTCAGTGTCGATATTTCAAGGCGGCGGATGCGCTGAATGGCGCCTGCCACCGTTTTCCGCCGGTCTTTGCCGGTGAAAGCTCACCGCGGGAAACGCATCACTGGCGTTTCCCGGCGGTCAGCGTACATGCCTGGTGCGGCGAGTTCCTGCCGCCGCACGTCGATCAGATGTCTTCGACCGGCGTCACCATCTGATTGACCGCCCGCAGGCGTTCGGCCATCACGCGCATGACCTGGGTGGCGAAGAAGGGCGTCTGCTGCACCAGGTAGTTGAAGCGTTTTTCGTCGATCGCGACGAATTCGCAATCGCTGGTCGCAACCACCGTCGCCGAGCGCGGTCCGGATGAGACGATGCCCATTTCGCCAACGATATTGCCGTGCTGCAATTGCTCGACAACGCGGTTGTTGACGATGACTTCGGCCGTGCCGGTGGCCAGCACGAACATCCGGTGACCGTCATCACCCTCGGAAAACAATGGCTGACCGGCGGCAATGCGGACGATGTCGGGATTGTTGGCGAACAGTTCGAAGAAAACCATGGACGTGCTTCCGCTAATGAGGAGGTAGTACTTTTAGCATAGCGGTCCCGGCACTTTCGTTGCGGCCAGGTTACAAACGCGTGACCCTTGATCTAGAACAAGGCCGGCGAGATCAGGCGCAGGCCGATCGAGAGCCAGCGCTCTTCGCGCAGGTGGCTGAACTGGCTGCCGTAGGTGGTGTCGATCTGCACGCGGTTGGGCACGATCCAGTAGCGCAGGCCGGTCTGGAAGTAGGCGTTGCCCTTGTCCTGGCCGTAGGTCTCGGCGATGACGTAGAGGCGCTCGCTGGCTTGCAGCTCGGTGCCGATGCCCCAGGTCAGGCGGGTCTGGTGGTTTTCGCGCTCGCGCGTGTAGCCGAGATTGGTATGGATGACGACGCGGTCGTCGGCAAACGAAAAGCTGGTCGGTACGTAGAAATAGGGCGAGCCGGAATGCGCGTTGCCGGGCTGGGTCGTGTAGCCGGCCGCCAGACCGATGCCCCAGCCATTTGTTTCCAGCGCCTTGAACAAGGTCTTGCCCTGGATGACCTGGGCACCGCTCTGCATGGCACCTTCCGAATAGGCGAGCGCACCGCCGAGGGTCAACTCGAAGTTTCCTCCTGGATTGCAGGCGGGCAGCGCCCACCATTCCTTTTGCTGGCCGTGCAGATGCAGCCAGGTTTCGACCTGGCAGGCCTGGGCATCGGTCAGCCGGGCATCGTCGGTGGTCATCGGCCGGGCAGCATGGGCCGGCAGGCTGCAGGCGAAAGGCAGGAGGAAGGTCAGGAGGCGGCGCATGGGGGCGCGATGGTAGCGGAGATTTCTGACATTTTGGTGACAGCGGCTGTCATCAAAGCTTAGCGCAGTCTGATTACCGTGGGCGCTTTCATGGAGATGCCATGCAGGAACCTACGCCGCACGAACTCGGGCTGGACCCGCAGCACGAATCGCCCTTCAAGGGGAAGACCGGGCTGCGCCGGGTCTGGAATGCCTTCAACTACTCGGTCGCCGGTCTCAAGGCGGCTTACCTGTGCGAAGACGCTTTCCGCCAGGAGGTCTGGCTCGCCCTGCTGCTGATTCCGACCGCCTTCCTGCTGCCCGTGCCCTGGCTGGGGCGCGGCCTGATGATCGCCAGCCTGCTGCTGGTGCTGATTGTCGAATTGCTCAATTCCGCCATCGAGGCGGTGGTCGACCGGGTCAGCCTGGAAAACCACCGTCTGGCCAAGCGCGCCAAGGATATCGGCAGCGCCGCGGTACTCGTCTCGCTGCTCAACGTGGTGGTGGTGTGGGTCTGCGTCTGGTTGGCGGCAGCATGACCCGGCTCGATATCGCCTTCGTCACCGAAACTTTTCCGCCCGAGGTCAATGGCGTCGCGATGACGGTCGGTCGTCTGGTCGCCGGTTTGCGCGAGAGCGGCCACCGGGTCAGCGTCATCCGGCCGCGCCAGGGCGCAGCGGATTTTGGCAATGAACACGAGTTGACCGTCAGCGGTCTGCCGCTGCCCGGTTATCCCGGCCTGCGCCTCGGTTTGCCGGCCGGGCGCCGGTTGGCGCGGCAGTGGCGGCACCAGCGGCCGGACCTGGTGCATGTCGTCACCGAAGGTCCGCTCGGCTGGTCGGCGGTCAATGCCGCACGCCGGCTCGGCATCCCGGTGACGTCGGCCTTTCACACCAATTTCGACCGTTACAGCGTGCATTACGGCGTCGGCTGGATGCGTCCGGCGGTGGCCGCTTACCTGCGCACCCTGCACCGGCGCACGCGCGCGACCATGGTGCCGACTGCCGCCCTCGCCGCCGATCTGGCCGGCGAAGGGATCAGCGGCGTGCGTGTGGTCGGGCGCGGCGTCGATACCAAGCTGTTCAACCCGGTGCGGCGCAGCGAGGCGATGCGCGCCAGCTGGGGCGTCGGTGTGGCCGGTCCGGCCTGCCTCTATGTCGGCCGGCTGGCGGCGGAGAAAAACCTGGCGCTGGTGCAGAAAAGCTTTGCCGCGATCCAGGCCGAGCATCCGGCGGCGCGCATGATCTGGGTCGGCGACGGCCCGTCGGCGACGCAACTGGCGCGCCAGCATGCCGACCACCATTTTGCCGGCGTGCGTCTCGGCGAGGATCTGGCTGCGCATTACGCCAGCGCCGATCTCTTCCTCTTCCCCAGCCTGACCGAAACCTACGGCAACGTCGTCGCCGAAGCCATGGCGAGCGGCCTGCCGGTGGTCGCCTATCGCAGTGCGGCCGCGGCCGAGCTGGTGCAGCATGAAGAAAACGGCACGGTCGCCTCGCCGGGCGACGAAAGCGGCTATCTCGCCGCGGCGCTGTGGATGCTCGGTGATGGCAAGCGCCTCAGCCGACTGGCCGACGCGGCGCGGCAGACCATGTTGCCGCATAGCTGGGCCGGCGTCGTCGCCAGTTTCGAGAGCGTCGCCCGCGAGGCCATCGCCGGCTAAGCATTGCCGGCTGAAAATGCCCGTAAAAATCCGGTCGACCGCCTGGGCGACCGGAAAATGCCTCAGGCGTGCTGGATCAGTTCGATCTTGTAGCCGTCCGGGTCATCAACGAAGGCGATGATCGTCGTGCCGTGCTTCATCGGGCCGGCTTCGCGCACCACCTTGCCGCCGCGCGCCTTGATCGCGGCGCAGGCCGCTGCCGCATCCGGCACGGCGAGGGCGATATGGCCGTAGCCGTTGCCCAGTTCGTAGCTCTTGGTATCCCAGTTGTGGGTCAGTTCGAGCACGGCACCGCTCTCTTCCGGACCGTAGCCGACGAAAGCCAGCGTGAAGCGGCCTTCCGGGTAGTCGTTGCGGCGCAGCAGTTGCATGCCGAGGACTTCGGTGTAGAAGGCGATGGACTGGTCGAGATCGCCGACGCGGATCATGGTGTGCAGAATGCGCATGCTGTTTTCCTGGATTTTATAGTTGCGGGATCTGCCGGCCGAGCTGGCGCAATGCTATGCGCAGCGCCCGCCAGTCCGGACAGAGTTGCTCCACCACAGACCAGAAGCGCGGGCTGTGGTTCATTTCCTTGAGATGCGCCAGCTCGTGGCAGACGACGTAATCGACGACCGGCAGCGGCATGAAGATCAGGCGCCAGTTGAGCGAGATGCCGCCGTGGTGGCTGCAACTGCCCCAGCGTGTGCGCGCGGAGGACAGGCGCAGTGCCGGCGCAGCGACACCGAGGCGCGGTGCGTAGAGCGCCAGACGGTCGACGAACAGGGAACGGGCTTTTTCGCGCAGCGCCTTTTCGAGCAATTGATTGGCGTTGACCGTGGCGGATGGCCACAGGTGCAGCTTGTTGTCGACGAATTGCCAGCGAGCGCGGCCGAGCGGCGTCACGGTAACGGTCAACGCTGCGCCAAGGACGGAAATGACGCTGCCGTCGACGATTTGTGTTTTTTCCGGGGGCGGTCGCTCGCGCCAGTTGGCGAGCTTGTCGAGTACCCACTGGCCGTGCTCGCGGATCAGGTTTTCGATGTCGCCGAGGCGGGCGCGCAGCGGCGCGGCAACGCGCAAACCACGCTGGTCGATAGCCAGGCCGATGGTGCGGCGCTTGCTGCGCCGCAGCTGGTAGCCGACTTCTTCGCCGGCCAGCGCAATCCGGTGGCTGCTCTCAGCTGGCGTCGTGCTGGACATCCGAATAGCGATGCGGCGAGATGCGCTGCATTTCGCCTTCGATCCATTCCTCGGTGCGCTGATTGACTTCGGCCTCGCTCATGCCGGTGGCGTCGAAGGCCGGGCCGATGCTGATCGTCACGGTGCCCGGCTTTTTCAGGAAAGCCTGGCGCGGCCACAGTTCGCCGGCATTGTGCGCGATCGGCACGACCTTGCAGCCGACATGGGTGGCGAGATAGGCGCCGCCCGGCTTGTAGCGTTTCTTCTGGCCCGGCGCGACACGCGTGCCTTCCGGGAAGATGATCACGTAGTAGCCCTGCTGCAGGCGCTCGCGGCCCTGGGCGACGACCTGGTCGAGGGCATTCTTGCCGGCGGCGCGGTCGATCGAGATCATCTTCATCGCGGCCAGGCCCCAGCCCATCAGCGGAATGCGCAGCAATTCCTTCTTCAGCACGAAGACGCAGTAGGCGCCCTTCGGCACGTAATCCTGGATGGTCATCGTTTCCCAGGCCGACTGGTGCTTGGAAAGAATGACGCAGGGCTCTTTCGGCATGTTTTCCAGACCGATCACCTTGGGCCGGATGCCGAGCATGTTCTCGACGCCGAACTGGATGCCGAGGCGCCACAGCTTGCCGGCGTGGTAGCCCCAGCGCCCGCGCAGGAGCAGTGCGGCGCCGACCACGAGCGGTGCGGTGAGAACCGACCAGAGCAGGGCCCAGGCCATGAACACGGTGGAACGAATGGCGATCATGCCTTTTTGCCTGCCAGAATGAAGTCGACCGCTGCCGACAGGTTGGCGAATTCCAGCGTGCCGGCCGGCAGATTGCCTTCGGCACTGGTCTTGTCGCCCTTGCCGGTATGCACCAGCATCGGCAGGCAACCGAGCACGACCGAAGCCTGCAGGTCGCGCAGCGAATCGCCGATCGCCGGCACGCCCTTCAGGTCGGCGTTGAGCGTTTCCGCAATGCGCTTGAACATGCCCGGCTTGGGCTTGCGGCAATCGCAGTCGGAGTCGGCCGGGTGCGGGCAGTAGAACACGGCATCGATGCGGCCACCGACGCCAAACAGCGTCTTGTGCATCTTTTCATGGATGCTGTTCAGGGTATCCATGTCAAACAAGCCGCGCCCGACGCCGGACTGGTTGGTGGCGACCACCACCTTGTAGCCGCTCTGGTTGAGGCGGGCGATGGCCTCCAGGCTGCCGGGGATCGGCTTCCACTCGGCCGGGTTCTTGATGAACTGGGCCGAGTCGAAGTTGATGACGCCGTCGCGATCGAGAATGACAAGCTTGGTTGGCATGGCGGCTCTCCGGATCAGGCAGAAAGCTTGGAAAGGTCGGCAACGCGGTTCATCGCTGCGTGCAGATGGGCGAGCAGGCCGAGCCGGTTGGCGCGCAGGGCCGGGTCCTCGGCATTGACCATGACGCCGTCGAAGAAGGCATCAACCGGCGCACGCAGCGCGGCCAGGGCCTGCAGCGACTCGGTGTAGTCGCCGGTGTCGAAGGCGGCATCGGCCTGCGGCACGACATCGACCAGCGCGGCGTGCAGCGCGATTTCGGCCGGCTCGACGAGCAGGGCGGCAACCGCGGTCGGTTCGACCGGGTTTTCGACCTTCTTCAGGATGTTGCCGACCCGCTTGTTGGCGGCGGCCAGCGCGGCGGCTTCCGGCAGCGCGGCAAAGGCGCGCACGGCGGCCAGGCGCTTCGGGATGTCACCCAGGCGTTGCGGCCGTTGCGAGACTACGGCGTCGACTTCCTGTGCCGTGTAACCCTGCTCGCGCAGGTTGCCGGCGAGGCGGTCGTAGATGAAGTCGGCGAGCGCGCTTTCCGCGGCCTTGAAACCGTCGACCGCGGCAAAAGCCTGGGCCGCAACGGTCAACAGGCTGTCGAGGGGCAAATCCAGGTTGCCCTCGGCGAGCATGCGGATGGTGCCCAGCGCATGCCGGCGCAGCG carries:
- a CDS encoding M48 family metallopeptidase, encoding MSSTTPAESSHRIALAGEEVGYQLRRSKRRTIGLAIDQRGLRVAAPLRARLGDIENLIREHGQWVLDKLANWRERPPPEKTQIVDGSVISVLGAALTVTVTPLGRARWQFVDNKLHLWPSATVNANQLLEKALREKARSLFVDRLALYAPRLGVAAPALRLSSARTRWGSCSHHGGISLNWRLIFMPLPVVDYVVCHELAHLKEMNHSPRFWSVVEQLCPDWRALRIALRQLGRQIPQL
- a CDS encoding lysophospholipid acyltransferase family protein, with protein sequence MIAIRSTVFMAWALLWSVLTAPLVVGAALLLRGRWGYHAGKLWRLGIQFGVENMLGIRPKVIGLENMPKEPCVILSKHQSAWETMTIQDYVPKGAYCVFVLKKELLRIPLMGWGLAAMKMISIDRAAGKNALDQVVAQGRERLQQGYYVIIFPEGTRVAPGQKKRYKPGGAYLATHVGCKVVPIAHNAGELWPRQAFLKKPGTVTISIGPAFDATGMSEAEVNQRTEEWIEGEMQRISPHRYSDVQHDAS
- a CDS encoding Crp/Fnr family transcriptional regulator — protein: MVFFELFANNPDIVRIAAGQPLFSEGDDGHRMFVLATGTAEVIVNNRVVEQLQHGNIVGEMGIVSSGPRSATVVATSDCEFVAIDEKRFNYLVQQTPFFATQVMRVMAERLRAVNQMVTPVEDI
- the gmhB gene encoding D-glycero-beta-D-manno-heptose 1,7-bisphosphate 7-phosphatase — encoded protein: MPTKLVILDRDGVINFDSAQFIKNPAEWKPIPGSLEAIARLNQSGYKVVVATNQSGVGRGLFDMDTLNSIHEKMHKTLFGVGGRIDAVFYCPHPADSDCDCRKPKPGMFKRIAETLNADLKGVPAIGDSLRDLQASVVLGCLPMLVHTGKGDKTSAEGNLPAGTLEFANLSAAVDFILAGKKA
- a CDS encoding glycosyltransferase family 4 protein; this encodes MGLRLVGGSMTRLDIAFVTETFPPEVNGVAMTVGRLVAGLRESGHRVSVIRPRQGAADFGNEHELTVSGLPLPGYPGLRLGLPAGRRLARQWRHQRPDLVHVVTEGPLGWSAVNAARRLGIPVTSAFHTNFDRYSVHYGVGWMRPAVAAYLRTLHRRTRATMVPTAALAADLAGEGISGVRVVGRGVDTKLFNPVRRSEAMRASWGVGVAGPACLYVGRLAAEKNLALVQKSFAAIQAEHPAARMIWVGDGPSATQLARQHADHHFAGVRLGEDLAAHYASADLFLFPSLTETYGNVVAEAMASGLPVVAYRSAAAAELVQHEENGTVASPGDESGYLAAALWMLGDGKRLSRLADAARQTMLPHSWAGVVASFESVAREAIAG
- a CDS encoding diacylglycerol kinase; this encodes MQEPTPHELGLDPQHESPFKGKTGLRRVWNAFNYSVAGLKAAYLCEDAFRQEVWLALLLIPTAFLLPVPWLGRGLMIASLLLVLIVELLNSAIEAVVDRVSLENHRLAKRAKDIGSAAVLVSLLNVVVVWVCVWLAAA
- the gloA gene encoding lactoylglutathione lyase; this translates as MRILHTMIRVGDLDQSIAFYTEVLGMQLLRRNDYPEGRFTLAFVGYGPEESGAVLELTHNWDTKSYELGNGYGHIALAVPDAAAACAAIKARGGKVVREAGPMKHGTTIIAFVDDPDGYKIELIQHA